AATCCACCTTGTTTTTCTATTTCCTTCAATATTGTATAAGAGTCCTTATCTATCTGCTCAAGAGGCTTTAATCTAAGACTGAGCTTTAACTTGCCTTCTTCATCTTTTTCTACTACTCTAGCCTTAATCATATCTCCTCGTTTATATATACGAAGAGCTTCACTGATTGGGAGCATACCGTGATATCTTCTATCGACAGCTACAAAAATACCTACATCTTTTTTTATACTGTAAATCATACCTTCAACCATATCATCTACATCGTAAGGAGACTCTCCTGATAATATCTCATAGGTGTGCATAGTAGCACACAACCTATCGCTCTTATCGATATAGAGTCCTACCATGTACTCATTTCCTTCTTCAACCTTGATAGTCTGCTCTCTAAATGGTAAGAGCAAGTCTTTTTCTAAACCCCAATCCATAAAAGCTCCAATATCTGTTATCTGGGATACTTTTAGCAAAGCTATAGTACCTAAAGTTAGCTTTGGTTTTTCAGTTGTTGCTACTAGTCTATCCTTAGAATCTCTATATATAAATACGTCAATTTCATCGTCAATACAAAGTGTGCTTGGGACATATTTTTTAGGAAGAAGTACTTGATCATCCTCATCTCCTAAATATGCTCCAATAGTAGCAAACCTAACTACCTTTAATATTTGTCTTTCACCTAACAATATCATACCCTTACCTCCAAAAAACTATTATTAAATTAGTTTACCACATAATCGAAAAAAAACTCCCTTTATTTTTTAAAGGAAGTTTAAGCATTTTGGAAATAATGCAGTTAAAAGCTGCTATTACTCCGCAATGTTAGGGGCATAAAAGGGTAACCGGCTCTTGAAATGAGCGTAACGAAGAGCCGATTAATTGGGAGGATTAAAAAACTCCTCTTACGAAGATAAGAGGAGCTTAGGATTCATATATAAACATGAGCACTTTGCTTTAACCTCTCTATCTCTCGTAGAGTTTCTGGCTAATAATACAGGCAGGTATTCTGGCTTGAGGATTATCATTTTTACTTTCCTTCCCAATTCTCCGTTGAATCAGTGGATTAATAAGTAAAAACTACTCTCTTACAGCGGCGGGACCGCGTGGGAATTTCACCCAACTTCTCTTTTAATCAATCTTTCGATTAAACCATGTATCATAGTTATTAAGTTTTCTATATTAATTATATCCATCTTGTAAATTTCTGTCAACACCCTTACTTTCTAACAATAAAAAAGCTTGCTCCTCTGGCACAGGCTTTGAATAATAATAGCCTTGGACTTTATCACAATTATATTTTTTAAGTGTATCTAGTTGAAGCTTAGTTTCAACTCCTTCAGCTATTACTTCTAGATTCAGCTTGTGAGCCATAGATATAATAAAGCTTGCTAGATTTTCAGTTATTGTATTTTTCGTTATATCCTCAACAAATGCCCTATCCATCTTAAGCGTTGTTATAGGAAGGTTTTGTAAATAGCTAAGCGATGAATATCCTGTTCCAAAATCATCAAGAGATATGGATACTCCTTTACTTCTCAAAGTCTCTAGCTTTGTGTATGCTTCTTGAACTGAACGTATAAGTACAGTTTCAGTGATTTCTAATTCTATCAGCTTAAAATCAAGATTCTTACTTTCTATAGTAGCTAAAATAAAATCTGTGAAATCATCTTGGATTAATTGCACTATAGATATATTTACAGATACCTTTATATCTTTATATCCTCTTTTAATAAGCTTAGATGCAAAATCGCAGGAATTTACAAATACCCATTTACCTATAGCTACTATTTTTTGGCTTTCCTCAGCAATCTTAATAAAATCATTCGGAGGCACCATTCCTAGCTCTCTGCTTTTCCATCTAATCAAAGCTTCGAATCCAGATATTTTGTCATTAGAGGTTTTATACTGAGGTTGGAAATATAGCATAAACTCCTTATTATCAAGCGCAAATTGAAGGTTATGCTCTATTTTAGTTTTTTCTATAATTCTGTAATTCATCACATCATCAAAAAAGACGTAGCGCTCTTTACCTCTCTGTTTTGCTTCATACATTGCAATATCAGCGTTTTTCAGTAGTTGCTGAACTGTTTTCCCAGCAAAAGGATATACAGCAATTCCCATACTCAGTGTAGTGTGAATTTTTATCTTATCCATATATATAGGCTTATGAAAACAATTCATTATTTCCTGTGCTGCTATTTCAATCTGAGGCATCGATGCTGTTACTAAAAACGCAAATTCATCTCCACCGATTCTATATACACGTATAGACTGGCTTGATAAATTTAAGAATATTTTTGCAATTTCAATTAAAAATTCATCTCCAAAATGATGACCTAAGGTGTCATTAATATATTTAAAATTGTCAATGTCAATAATCATAAGTGCTGCAGTTATTGATTCCTGCTGTTTCACATGCTCTTGTATATCATTTGTAAGAGCAATTCTGTTTGGAAGCTTAGTCAGAGAATCGAAATAAACCAGTTTTTTTAGCTCCTCCTCAGAATTGTATATTTGCTCGTATAAATCATGCAGTTCTTCATTTTGGCTTTCTAGCTGTCTTTTAGTTCTTATTAGTCTCCTAGTGTAATATATTAGGCTAAGGACTAATATTATAAGTAAAAATATTACTGTCATAACCAAATAATATGCCTCTGGATTTGACTCCTTAAAGGATAATGGCTTGTTTAAAATTACTGTATCCTTTGGAAGCTTGTTTATATCTACCTTGTATTTAGTAATTTCATTATAATCCACAATAACTTCAGTTTTTGGATCAACTACTGGAGTTAAACTTTTTAGCTCCTTATCATCAAAATAATCATTTGCTAGCTTTGCCGCAAATTCTCCTTGCTTGCTTCCTTGGAGCACCGCTCCACCAATTACTCCATAGCCTAAATAAAAATCATATAATGAAAATACGGGCACGTTAGAATATTTACTAATAAGGCTAGCAAATTCTGAATTTTCTACAATTAAGCCTTGAGCATCTCTATAGTAGGTTGTGATTAAAACAATACTATCACTTGGAAGCTCCTTTACTGATGCTATTATATCATCTACAGCCATAGGCGGAAGTGCTATGCAGTTTAAGCTTGCATCTATTGATTTTACCGTACTTGACACGTCTTTATTCATAGCTATGCCACTTTCTGTAAAATCATGAATTGTATATATTTTGTTAAAATCTGGTTTAAGGAGCTTGGCAATCTGGATTGTTGGTGCTAAATCAATATTTTCTATTACTCCAGTTATGTTTTCTTCGTCATTTGAAAGTAGCTTGAAGCTACCTTGACTTACACCTGTAAAAACTATAGGTATATTTTTTAACTGCTCTTGACGGTAATCTATAGCTAGCTCCAAAGCCTTATCATCAGTTGCTACTATTAAATCTATAGGCTTTGAGCCATATTTATATCTTAAATTTGCATACATATTTTCTATATTCTTTTGAGTCGGATATTTCTTCCAGTCCAAATATTCTATATAAAATGCATACTTATGTTCTGGCGATAAACTTTCAAGAGTCTCTAAAAAGCTAGTAACTGTATCATCTGTCCATTTAAAGCCTCTATGATAGGAGTTCAGTACAAGAATATGCTTTTCCTGCTCAACTCTACTTTGACTAAGGGAATAGCTATTTTCAAATTGACTTACAATTAACGCCATCATTACTATTATTAATAGTGCTACTCTAGGTCTAATACTAAGCAAGCTAACCCTCCTCATCATTGTATTTTTAATATGATATTATATCTATGTCGCTCTGGGACTCAGCTTGGTAGTCCTCAACAGTAACAATCAGTTTTGCCGGCAATGCGACAATCATCTGATGTGGCTTATCTATCCATCCTGTATCAGAATGAATTGATAAAGGTGCGACCTCTTCAGGTAATCTTAAAAGTCTTACCCTTCCTTCTTTAGTCTCTAATTTAGCTTGGTAGGTAATCCCTTCTTTGACTACGTCAAATGTATAATAAACTGACTCGGCTTTTTCATTAAGTAAAAACTCATGCTCCACTTCACCATCTATATTTACAATAATTTGTTTGCTTCCAGCTGCCAAACTATCCCTAAGTGTCAGCAAGGGTAGAGAGCTAAGTATTAGAATTAAAATAATGAGGATTTTATCTCCTCTAGTTAAAAATTTCATCAATTCACCATCTTAATCAAAATTTTATGTATCTAAAAAACATTATATAATTAGTATACTATTATTTGAACCTTAAATCAAAACTTAATAAAACTATAACAGCTATAGATATTATTATAATTTATATTGTAATTATTTGCTATGCTAGAAATTTCTGTAAAATCTAATTATTTCGCCTAATTTCCAGTATATTGCAATCTACGCTCGGAAGTAGTATACTAGCAATTTGGATAATAGAAAGGAAGGAATACCTACATGAATAAAAAATTAAAAGAATATCTAATAATCACTTTAGGCTTTATAATCGTGGCTCTTGGTCTTACGGTTTTTTTAATTCCATCAAACTTAGCTGTGGGAGGAGTAACTGGTCTTTCACTAATTATACATACCCATTTTAATTTTTTGTCCGTGGGCTTTTTGCTTATTTTAATTAACTCCATTTTATTTATAATAGCATTTTTTACTCTTGGTCCTGCTTTTGGTGCAAAAAGTATTTATGCCAGCTTAGGACTTTCTGGCGCTATATGGTTTATCCAAAGACTATTCCCTGGTATGAAGCCTTTAACTGATGATTTATTTATAAATTTAGTGTTTGGTATGCTTGTTTCTAGTACGGGAATGTCACTAGTGCTATATCAAAATGCATCAACTGGAGGCACAGATATTTTGGCAAAGATATTAAACAAATTCCTTCATGTGCCTATAGGAAGATCCTTGCTATTTGTTGATTTTTTCATCACCATATTAGCCGGTCTTACTTTTGGACCTAGATTAGGGTTATATGCACTTCTAGGTGTAATTATGAATGGTATGATAATTGACAATATGATTGCTGGACTCGGCACAAAAATTAACGTGCATATCGTATGTACCCATCCTGAAATTATAAGAGATTTTATAACAAGAAATCTACTTAGAGGAGCAACTTTATACAAAGCTGAAGGAGCTTATACTAAGGAAGCAAAAACTGTAATAGTAGCGGTAATGAGCAAAAGAGAATTTATAAGATTAAAAAAGCATGTTGAGCTAAATGAGCCTAGTGCTTTTGTGACTGCAAATGTAGTTCATACTGTAATGGGGCAAGGATTTTTATCTAATTAAATTCTTTGTTTTAATAGCTTTATTATGGGAATAAATATTATGAAATCAATATATAAATAAATTTATTTGTATTAAAAATATTTCGAAAACTTAAGGAGGAAATATTATGCTTATCCGTTCTCTTTTAACACCAGTAAACAAACTTACAACTCTAGGTTTAAACGACACAGTAAAATCGGCCATAGATATTATTGAGGAAAATGGATTTTTATCTCTTCCTGTAACTGATGATGATAAATTCATAGGTTTTCTTTCAAAGCAATATGTTTATGAGAAGTTTTTTGAATCTGGTGAAAAAGATTTTGAAGCATTTCTTCAAAAACCAGTTAGTGATTTTGCTTATATGAAGGTTGAACCTGTTAAAGACACTCTTTTTATAGAAGAAGCTGCTGATATTTTTCTTAACCAGCAAGTTAGATTCCTGCCTGTTGTTAATGATTTTGGAAAATTCTTAGGAATAGTTACTCAAAAAGCATTATTTCGAGTTATAACAAAGGTATATGGGCTTGAGGATGCTAAAATTGTAATTCATTCTGACGACTTTGCAGGAACTTTATTAAAGATATCTGATGTAATCTATAAGCATGGAGCAAATATAACAAATATAGCTCAGATGGATACGGAGGTAATGGGAATTCAAGAGATTTCCATTAGGCTTGTAGGAGATAATTTAGAAAAGCTTCCAGAAAAGCTGCAAGCTAAAGGAATTAAGGTAAAAGAATTCATACCTGCTAAAAACAATTAAATATTCTATAATACGTGAAAAGCTTGGATAAAAATCCAAGCTTTTTCTACATTTTGTAATAATGATACACATTTTGTTGACTTAAGTCATTTAATCATATAAACTAAAATAAATTATAAATCTTTATAAAGTTTAGGTGATAAAAATGGATAAAAATACAGCATTAGATTTTCTAAGCAGATTATGTGATGGACTTTCAGTCATGTTTGGTCCAAATTGCGAAACTGTAGTTCATGACATGAATGACCCAAATAAATCGATAGTCTACATAGCTAACGGCCAAGTCACAAACCGAAACATAGGAGATAAATTTAAAATCCTAGGCGGAAAGGATATCGATAAATTTTTTAGTGGAACCGATATAATCAATTGCAAAGCTCTAAGTCCAGATAAAAGAACTTTAAAAAGCTCTACTTTTCATATGAAGGGTCACGGATATCATTATGCTCTTGGCATAAATTTTGATTACACAAATTTTGAGTTTGCCCATAATATACTTAAGGATTTAATTTCTGTGGGTAAAGATATCTCTGAAGTAATCCAAGCAAGTCCAAATACAGAAGATTTGCTCGATGGCTACATAGATGATGCTCTTAAGTTTGTAGGCAAGCCTATTTCTATGCTAAAGAAAGAGGATAGAGTACAGATAGTAAAATGCCTCGAAGAAAAAGGCGCCTTTGTACTTCAAAGAAGTATTCCAATTATATCAGAACGTCTAAATATATCTAGATATACGCTTTATAACTATTTGAAAGAAATTAGGAACTAGGCATTCTCACTATTTTTATAGTAGGTAAACCAGTATACTCCAGCAACTAAAATAACTCCACCTACTATGTTGCCTATAGTTACAGGAACGAGATTCTTCGCTATAAAGGTACTCCAGTTTAAATGAGCCAGCTTTTCTGCAGTAAGCCCTGACGCCTCTACCCATGAGGCGTTAGATTTAGCTAAAATTCCAGCTGGAATGTAATACATGTTTGCTATGCTGTGCTCAAAGCCAGAAGTTATAAATAAAGAAATTGGGAAAAATATAGCAAAGCATTTTCCAATTATATCCTTTGCACCATAAGACATCCACACAGCTATACATACCAACCAGTTACACATTATTCCTAGATAAAATGCCTGCGAGAAAGTAAGATGAGTCTTATACGCTGCTATCTTTAGAGTGATTCCTCCAAGCATATTATCTCCACTGTTAAAAAGACCAGACATATTCATCATGTAAGCTATAAATACTGCTCCTACAAAATTTCCAAGATATACGAAAAACCAGTTCGAAAGCATATCCTTAAGTTTAATTTTTTTCTCTAATACACCAATAGTTATTAGAGTATTTCCTGTAAAAAGCTCTCCTCCTGCTATTATAACTAGCATCAAGCCTGTTGCAAAAACTACTCCAGCTAATGCTTTCCCAAGGCCATAGGTCTCTGGCTTAGCAAATAAATTAAAGGCTGCCATATTTGAACCTTCTGATGCAAATGCTATAAAGGCCCCTGCTAATATTCCAAGAATAAACTGGTTCAATGGCTTAGTTTTAACTTTTTTTATACCTGTCTCTATCGTCGCAGTTACAATCTCCTTTGGTGTCAAATATGCTTTTTCCATAATAATCCCCCTGATATTTTTTTAATTTAAATCTTATACATCTATATTAACTCTAATCCTCTAACTCCAAGCCTATACCTTGTTATTAAGTTTTAATCGTGTAAATCCATTCTATAATATTCAAAGCTTTTAACCTTCTCAAATCCACAGCTCATATAAAGAGCTAAAGCCTCTGGATTATTGCTATCTACCTCTAGGCTTATTGAGCTTATATCCACTTTTTTAAGTTCATGGATAAGCAAGCAGAGCATATCCTTTGCATAGCCTTTTCCTCTGTACTCACTAAGTACTCCAAGGCCAAAAATCATAGCCTCATCATTGTTTATATCTACATTTATCATTCCAATAGGCTTTTTATCATGATAGCACACATATTGTGACCTTGTTTCGCTCGCTAGTATAGCTTTTGCCATTGATATAGCAACATCTTCATCCTCTTTAAAAATTCTTTTGTCAAGATCAATAACTATTGGAAATTCAGTTGAATGTTGCACCTCTTTTATTACAACTTTATTTTTTAGTTTATTACATTTATCATCTTTAAAGCTATAAGTCAAAAAATATTCCGTTAAATACAGCTTTGCATTTAACTTTTTACCTAATTTCTCACTGTGAGAAAACTTACCATCAAATACAAACAACAAGTCCTTAATATTAAATTTATTGGCTTCATTTATCACTTCTTTTAAAAGCATTGAAAAGTAGCCCTTTTGTCTATATTCAGGATCAGTAAAACCACAAATCTCTATTTCATGCTTTAAAGGTGCAAATACTGAAATAAAGCTTATCAATTTATCTTCTTCATACATTAAAAATATGCTATTCATATCCTCATAATAATTCATGCTCACATCTATACACGCTGAACTTTGGATTTTGTCATAGGCATTACACTTTGATTCTAACGCTCTTAGCTGCTCAACTAATAACGTATCTGGCATTATTTTTTTCTCAATTTTCAAGATGTCTACCTCCCCACAATAAAAGCACAAATAATTGTATTCCCTATCTTTTACTATATCAGATTTTTTATGATATGTAATAGACATTTACATTAATTTTTTGTGGTTTTTAATTTCTTGTTCTATTGATTAAAGCAGGCCTATAAACTATAATCAGTTTATAAATATGCATATGAATATTGCATATAATTTTCAAACCTAAAACTCGAGCCAAATTAAAGGAGACTGCTGTATGCGATATATTTACAATAATTCCACAGAGCCATATTTTAATCTAGCACTTGAAGAATATTTTCTAAAGCAAACTGATGAAGAGTATTTTATACTTTGGAGAAATGAGCCTTGTATTGTAGTAGGAAAAAATCAAAATACCCTCTCTGAAATTCATCTTGAGTTTGTAAAAGAGAGAAATATAAAAGTAGTAAGAAGGCTAACTGGTGGTGGAGCTGTTTTTCACGATCTAGGCAATATAAATTTCACTTTTATAGTCAATGATGAATCTAGCTTCAATGATTTCAAGGGCTTTGTTGCTCCGATTATAGGCACTTTGAAGACGCTTGGAATCGATGCTGAGTTTTCTGGAAGAAATGATATGCTGATAGAAGGGAAGAAATTTTCTGGAAATGCCCAGTGCAAGCATAAAAGCAGAGTAATGCACCATGGAACCTTGCTATTTTCATCTAATATGAATGATTTAAGTGGAGCTCTAAAGCCAAAGGATATTAAGTTTTCAGATAAAAGCGTTAAATCAGTAGCTAGCAGAGTTACTAATATTTCTGAGCATCTTGCAAATAAACTCAGCGTGCTAGAATTCAAGGACGAGATTTTTAGATATATTTCAAGTAATACTCAAAGCCCTATAGACTCATTAACTCAAGAGGAAATAGAAAAAATCAATAAACTCAGAGATGAAAAATACAGTACCTGGGAATGGAATTTTGGAAATTCTCCTAAATATTCATTTTATAATGAAAAACGCTTTGCCGCTGGAACCTTTGAGGTTCATATTGATGTACTTAAAGGAATTATTAAAGATATAAAAATCTTTGGAGATTTCTTTGGAAAAAATGATATTAGTGAATTAGAAGCTAGCCTTAAGAATATTTCTCATGAAAAAGCATCGATTTCTAAAGCTCTATCTAATATAGATATAAGCAAATACATTACAAATATAACCTTGGATGAGCTAATAGGTTTATTAATTGAATAAGCTTAATAATTACTTCAATTTCAAAAGGCTCTAAAACTTGCATTTTACTACAAGTTTTTAGAGCCTTCTAAATTCATTAATTTCTTTTATCGTATCCTTAATGGTCTTTATAAAATTATCAAAATATCCTTCTTCATAAAAGTTTATAAAAATCATACCTATTGGTACTGCTAAAACTAAACCAATAACCGACCCAAGCTTGAAGCCTATAAACATAAAAAATAATGTAGCCAACGGATTAAGACCTATAGTATCTCCTAAAACTTTTGGCTGTACTATCTGCCTTACCACTTGACTGATGATATATATTAGAAACAGCCCTATAGCAAGCCTATAGTCTCCCGTTAAGACTTTAAATATAGTCCAAGGTATGAGGACGGCTCCCGTTCCAAAGAATGGGAAAAAATCTAGTAGCGCAATTCCTAGCGCTAATAAGAAAGAATAGCCTATATCTAGAATTAAAAATCCTACAAAAAGAATCACTGCTACAATACCCATAATTTTAAATTGTGCTTTGAAATATCCTCCAACCAGCACTTTTAACCTATTCGATATATCACTAACCACATTTAGCACATCAGAGGACACAAATTTCTTTATGCCTCTCGTTATATTTTCCTTCTCAACAATAAAAAAATATGCTGCCAAAATAGTAATGATAATATTTATAAAGGTGGATGGAATATTTTTTGCAAACCTACCTGCCGCAGTAAAGGTCGGCTTTCCAATATCAGAAATAACTCCTGCAAAGCCTAATGATAGTTCTTCTCCTATATTGTATAAGCTAAGCTGAACTTCTTCAGGCATAAGCTTATATATTCCTTCAAAATTATGAGAAATTTTTTCAATATCTAAATTAAGGGAGGTGTAGATTTCAGGCAAATTCTGAATTAGAGTTATAATTTCTTTATAAATACGGGATATCCCTAAATAACCTGTTCCTATAACTAATGTGAGTGCAAAAATTATAATAATCATAGAACCATGTTTTCTTACTATTTTTACATGATTTTCTAAAAATTTTACAAGAGGATTTGCGATAAGAGCAATAATCCATCCAATGACAAAGGGCATGAAAAACACAGCTAGCTTAGGAACAACGAAAAAAATAAGTATAACCAAAAGAAGAAGCAGAAATATATTAAGCAGTATTTTTAGATATTTTTTTGAGTCATACATATTAAACCACCTCTAGTATGGTTGATTGTATACTAATTACTAAAACAAATTACTTTTTAGATACTCAAAATGAGTATGAGAATACAAAGAATTATATATAGGTGTAATAGTTATTTTATTTTCTTGAATCATCCACACATCATTATCAGAGGCTTCATTTACAGCTATCGGTTCTCCTCCTATAGTGAATTCATGGATATCTATTCCCAAATCTCTTTTTAAGATTACGTTATTATAGTCTCTCCTGCCAAGAGATGTAACTGCAAACTCATTATCTACACCTATTTTTTCAGGAAAATTAATATTTAGAATAAACTCCTGCTGCTTATCCATATTCTTAAGATATCCATTTAAAAACTCTCTAAACTTATCACATATAAGCTCATAGGCATTACTGTCATCTTCAAAAGAGCAATTTGAAAGTGCTATCGAAGGAATATTCTGGTATAAACCTTCTAGCGCAGCAGAAACTGTTCCTGAATAAAAAACATCGCTGCCTAAATTTGGTCCTCTATTAATCCCACTAAGAAGTAAATCAAATTCTACTTCTTTAAAAATACCTTCAATTCCTACCTTTACACAGTCAGTTGGTGAGCCAGCAAGACTGTATGACACTATATCATCAGCTATATGATATTTTTTAGCTGTTAGTGGCTTTCTTATTGATATGCTTCTAGACATTCCACTGTATTCCTTGTCTGGAGCTACTACGTAGACTTTCCCAAATTCAGCCATAGTCTTTGCTAGGGCTTGGATTCCAATAGCTTCAATTCCATCATCATTAGTAATAAAAATATTCATTTATATCCTCCAATTCACTTTTTAATTATGCTTATATTTTACAATTTTTGATTTCATTTACTGGCAATAATAATATTTCATATCATAAACTATAACTTTCTATAACTTTTTACCACTTTCTATTATTCTAATATACTATAATTTATACAATATATTTTTAGTGTTGACAAATCAATCTATATATCGTAATATTTGAATATATCAATTTTAAAATACATTTCAGGAGGTTACATAATCAATGAACATCAATGCAAAGCAACCATTAAATACACCTAAGAAAAAACATAAGTCACACCAAAGCTGGTCATGGATAATAATAATCAGTTTTTTTATTTTGTCAGTTTATAATGTATATTTCGGCCTATTTGGAATTGTCTGTATGACCATGCCTATTTATCATGCTTTAAGAGGCAGAGGAAAAATTCACTGCTCTGCTTATTGCCCTAGAGGATCTTTTTTAGGCAAATTTTTAGAAAAATTATCTATGCAAAACAATCTTCCAAAATTTATGAAAACTAAAAAATTCAAAAATGCACTTTTGACTCTTATGGTTGTGATGTTATCATTATCAATCATTCATTCAGGAGGACAAATTGATAAAATAGCCTTTGCTTTATTTAGATTTATGTTCGCTTCTTTTGTTGTTGGAGTATTAATGGGAGTATTCTTTAAGCCTAGATCATGGTGCCAG
The sequence above is a segment of the Acetoanaerobium noterae genome. Coding sequences within it:
- a CDS encoding NusG domain II-containing protein; amino-acid sequence: MKFLTRGDKILIILILILSSLPLLTLRDSLAAGSKQIIVNIDGEVEHEFLLNEKAESVYYTFDVVKEGITYQAKLETKEGRVRLLRLPEEVAPLSIHSDTGWIDKPHQMIVALPAKLIVTVEDYQAESQSDIDIISY
- a CDS encoding YitT family protein translates to MNKKLKEYLIITLGFIIVALGLTVFLIPSNLAVGGVTGLSLIIHTHFNFLSVGFLLILINSILFIIAFFTLGPAFGAKSIYASLGLSGAIWFIQRLFPGMKPLTDDLFINLVFGMLVSSTGMSLVLYQNASTGGTDILAKILNKFLHVPIGRSLLFVDFFITILAGLTFGPRLGLYALLGVIMNGMIIDNMIAGLGTKINVHIVCTHPEIIRDFITRNLLRGATLYKAEGAYTKEAKTVIVAVMSKREFIRLKKHVELNEPSAFVTANVVHTVMGQGFLSN
- a CDS encoding CBS domain-containing protein, whose translation is MLIRSLLTPVNKLTTLGLNDTVKSAIDIIEENGFLSLPVTDDDKFIGFLSKQYVYEKFFESGEKDFEAFLQKPVSDFAYMKVEPVKDTLFIEEAADIFLNQQVRFLPVVNDFGKFLGIVTQKALFRVITKVYGLEDAKIVIHSDDFAGTLLKISDVIYKHGANITNIAQMDTEVMGIQEISIRLVGDNLEKLPEKLQAKGIKVKEFIPAKNN
- a CDS encoding ABC transporter substrate binding protein is translated as MLSIRPRVALLIIVMMALIVSQFENSYSLSQSRVEQEKHILVLNSYHRGFKWTDDTVTSFLETLESLSPEHKYAFYIEYLDWKKYPTQKNIENMYANLRYKYGSKPIDLIVATDDKALELAIDYRQEQLKNIPIVFTGVSQGSFKLLSNDEENITGVIENIDLAPTIQIAKLLKPDFNKIYTIHDFTESGIAMNKDVSSTVKSIDASLNCIALPPMAVDDIIASVKELPSDSIVLITTYYRDAQGLIVENSEFASLISKYSNVPVFSLYDFYLGYGVIGGAVLQGSKQGEFAAKLANDYFDDKELKSLTPVVDPKTEVIVDYNEITKYKVDINKLPKDTVILNKPLSFKESNPEAYYLVMTVIFLLIILVLSLIYYTRRLIRTKRQLESQNEELHDLYEQIYNSEEELKKLVYFDSLTKLPNRIALTNDIQEHVKQQESITAALMIIDIDNFKYINDTLGHHFGDEFLIEIAKIFLNLSSQSIRVYRIGGDEFAFLVTASMPQIEIAAQEIMNCFHKPIYMDKIKIHTTLSMGIAVYPFAGKTVQQLLKNADIAMYEAKQRGKERYVFFDDVMNYRIIEKTKIEHNLQFALDNKEFMLYFQPQYKTSNDKISGFEALIRWKSRELGMVPPNDFIKIAEESQKIVAIGKWVFVNSCDFASKLIKRGYKDIKVSVNISIVQLIQDDFTDFILATIESKNLDFKLIELEITETVLIRSVQEAYTKLETLRSKGVSISLDDFGTGYSSLSYLQNLPITTLKMDRAFVEDITKNTITENLASFIISMAHKLNLEVIAEGVETKLQLDTLKKYNCDKVQGYYYSKPVPEEQAFLLLESKGVDRNLQDGYN
- a CDS encoding helix-turn-helix transcriptional regulator is translated as MDKNTALDFLSRLCDGLSVMFGPNCETVVHDMNDPNKSIVYIANGQVTNRNIGDKFKILGGKDIDKFFSGTDIINCKALSPDKRTLKSSTFHMKGHGYHYALGINFDYTNFEFAHNILKDLISVGKDISEVIQASPNTEDLLDGYIDDALKFVGKPISMLKKEDRVQIVKCLEEKGAFVLQRSIPIISERLNISRYTLYNYLKEIRN
- a CDS encoding GNAT family N-acetyltransferase gives rise to the protein MKIEKKIMPDTLLVEQLRALESKCNAYDKIQSSACIDVSMNYYEDMNSIFLMYEEDKLISFISVFAPLKHEIEICGFTDPEYRQKGYFSMLLKEVINEANKFNIKDLLFVFDGKFSHSEKLGKKLNAKLYLTEYFLTYSFKDDKCNKLKNKVVIKEVQHSTEFPIVIDLDKRIFKEDEDVAISMAKAILASETRSQYVCYHDKKPIGMINVDINNDEAMIFGLGVLSEYRGKGYAKDMLCLLIHELKKVDISSISLEVDSNNPEALALYMSCGFEKVKSFEYYRMDLHD
- a CDS encoding CvfB family protein → MILLGERQILKVVRFATIGAYLGDEDDQVLLPKKYVPSTLCIDDEIDVFIYRDSKDRLVATTEKPKLTLGTIALLKVSQITDIGAFMDWGLEKDLLLPFREQTIKVEEGNEYMVGLYIDKSDRLCATMHTYEILSGESPYDVDDMVEGMIYSIKKDVGIFVAVDRRYHGMLPISEALRIYKRGDMIKARVVEKDEEGKLKLSLRLKPLEQIDKDSYTILKEIEKQGGFLALNDSSEPDEIRKQLSMSKKSFKKGLGRLLREEKVELKEDGISLKKL
- a CDS encoding lipoate--protein ligase; the encoded protein is MRYIYNNSTEPYFNLALEEYFLKQTDEEYFILWRNEPCIVVGKNQNTLSEIHLEFVKERNIKVVRRLTGGGAVFHDLGNINFTFIVNDESSFNDFKGFVAPIIGTLKTLGIDAEFSGRNDMLIEGKKFSGNAQCKHKSRVMHHGTLLFSSNMNDLSGALKPKDIKFSDKSVKSVASRVTNISEHLANKLSVLEFKDEIFRYISSNTQSPIDSLTQEEIEKINKLRDEKYSTWEWNFGNSPKYSFYNEKRFAAGTFEVHIDVLKGIIKDIKIFGDFFGKNDISELEASLKNISHEKASISKALSNIDISKYITNITLDELIGLLIE
- a CDS encoding formate/nitrite transporter family protein, with translation MEKAYLTPKEIVTATIETGIKKVKTKPLNQFILGILAGAFIAFASEGSNMAAFNLFAKPETYGLGKALAGVVFATGLMLVIIAGGELFTGNTLITIGVLEKKIKLKDMLSNWFFVYLGNFVGAVFIAYMMNMSGLFNSGDNMLGGITLKIAAYKTHLTFSQAFYLGIMCNWLVCIAVWMSYGAKDIIGKCFAIFFPISLFITSGFEHSIANMYYIPAGILAKSNASWVEASGLTAEKLAHLNWSTFIAKNLVPVTIGNIVGGVILVAGVYWFTYYKNSENA